CAGGTTCTCGCGGACTTCTTCCGCCACCTGCTTCGAGAGGTTGTTGTTCGCGAACATGGTAAGGAGCGCACCTTCGATCTTGAGGTTAGCGTTCAAATTCTTCTGCACTTCGCGGATGGTCTTGAAGAGTTCGGTCATACCCTGCAGGGCGTAGTATTCACACTGCACCGGGATGAGCACGCTCGTCGCCGCCGTGAGGACGTTCAGGGTCAGGAGGTTCAAGCTCGGGGGCGCGTCGATGATGATGAATTCGAATTCATCCTTTAGCACCTTGATGACGCGTTCGAGACGGTGTTCGCGGCTCATCGCGTTCACGAGTTCGATTTCCATGACGGCCAGATCCGGTCCCGAAGTGATGACCTTCAGGTAGTCGAGGGTCGTATCGACGATGGCGGGCTTGATGTTTTCGAACGTCATGTTGTCCGGATTGTCGGCCATGTCGAGAATTTCGTGGATATCGATTTCCTGGGATTCCATGAAGCCGAGACCCTGCGACGCGTTCCCCTGCGGGTCCATGTCGATAAGGAGGGTCTTCTTCTCCAGGGCGGCAAAACTTGCAGCCAGGTTCACGGCCGTCGTGGTCTTGCCCACGCCGCCTTTCTGGTTGCATACTGCTATCACTTTACTCATCTATTACCTCGAGTGACTAAGGCGTAATCTTGTTCTTCGTTCGGCAGGCTGTATTTCCAGATATTGACTGCCGGATCGTTTTCCAGGTGTGAAATGCTGTTGAGACTCTTGAGCGTAAGGAAGTGCCCGCCCTTCTTGAGGGCGTGTTCCGCTCGTTCCCAGTCGTTTTCGAAAGTCGAAAGTGCGCGGCAGCTGATGAAATCCAGGTCGGTAAGCCCGGAGGTTTCGAAGCGCTTGCCTACTACGGTCATGTTCGTGAGGTGCAGTTTTTCCTTCACGTAGTTCATGAACTCCACGCGCATGTGGCGGGGTTC
The nucleotide sequence above comes from Fibrobacter sp.. Encoded proteins:
- a CDS encoding ParA family protein, which translates into the protein MSKVIAVCNQKGGVGKTTTAVNLAASFAALEKKTLLIDMDPQGNASQGLGFMESQEIDIHEILDMADNPDNMTFENIKPAIVDTTLDYLKVITSGPDLAVMEIELVNAMSREHRLERVIKVLKDEFEFIIIDAPPSLNLLTLNVLTAATSVLIPVQCEYYALQGMTELFKTIREVQKNLNANLKIEGALLTMFANNNLSKQVAEEVRENLADTVFQTVIPRNVRLSEAPSHGKPVILYDVQSSGSQSYMKLAEEILNKDR